From Trichoderma atroviride chromosome 1, complete sequence, one genomic window encodes:
- a CDS encoding uncharacterized protein (CAZy:GT35), with product MASKQLPTRERRPSTGAPLVDIQGAVGPAGISRPKHRRTFTGFGAGEIKHVEASIPEPQREAWRRNQVKSITDKDGFEKEVVRHVETTLARSMFNCDETAAYSATSLAFRDRLITDWNKTQQRQTYRDTKRVYYLSLEFLMGRTLDNAMLNVGLKNVAKEGLSELGFRIEDIITQEHDAGLGNGGLGRLAACFLDSLASLNYPAWGYGLRYRYGIFKQEIIDGYQVEVPDYWLDFNPWEFPRHDITVNIQFYGKVRKQTREDGKTVSVWEGGDIVDAVAYDVPIPGYATPTTNNLRLWSSKASGGEFDFPKFNNGDYEGAVADQQRAESISAVLYPNDNLDQGKELRLKQQYFWVAASLYDIVRRFKKSKRPWKEFPDQVAIQLNDTHPTLAIVELQRILVDIEGLQWDESWNIVTATFGYTNHTVLPEALEKWPVGLFQHLLPRHLQIIYDINLFFLQKVEKAFPNDRDLLGRVSIIEESQPKMVRMAFLAIVGSHKVNGVAELHSDLIKSTIFKDFVEIYGPDKFTNVTNGITPRRWLHQANPRLSELIASKCGGDAFLKDLTVLNKLEAFAKDKAFRKEWAEIKYANKVRLAKYIQTTLGVSVNPAALFDVQVKRIHEYKRQQLNIFGVIHRYLTLKAMSPEERKKQLPRVTIFGGKAAPGYWMAKQIIHLVNAVGEVVNKDSDIGDLLKVVFLEDYNVSKAEMIIPASDISEHISTAGTEASGTSNMKFVLNGGLIIGTCDGANIEITREISDSNIFLFGNLAEDVEDLRHNHNFGSHTIDPDLEKVFVEIEKGTFGMPNDFSALIAAVRDHGDYYLVSDDFHSYIETHALVDEAYKNQDEWVTKCIMSVARMGFFTSDRCINEYAEEIWNIEPLDVSE from the exons ATGGCCTCCAAGCAGCTGCCCACGCGCGAGCGTCGCCCCTCCACAGGAGCTCCCCTGGTGGACATCCAGGGAGCTGTCGGCCCTGCAGGCATCTCGAGGCCCAAGCACAGGAGAACCTTTACGGGGTTCGGTGCTGGAGAAATCAAGCACGTCGAAG cctcgATCCCCGAACCCCAGCGCGAAGCATGGAGGCGGAACCAAGTCAAGAGCATCACCGACAAGGATGGCTTTGAGAAGGAGGTTGTCCGCCATGTTGAGACCACCCTGGCGCGTAGCATGTTTAACTGCGATGAAACCGCTGCCTACTCGGCCACCAGCCTGGCCTTCCGTGATCGCCTCATCACCGACTGGAACAAGACTCAGCAACGCCAGACGTACCGCGATACCAAGCGTGTTTACTACCTGAGTCTGGAATTCTTGATGGGAAGAACTTTGGACAATGCCATGCTCAACGTGGGCTTGAAGAATGTGGCCAAGG AGGGTCTCTCTGAGCTTGGTTTTAGAATCGAGGACATCATCACCCAAGAGCACGACGCAGGTCTGGGCAACGGTGGCTTGGGTCGACTTGCTGCTTGCTTCCTCGACAGCTTGGCCAGTCTCAACTATCCCGCCTGGGGCTACGGTCTTCGCTACAGATACGGAATCTTCAAACAGGAAATCATTGACGGCTACCAGGTCGAAGTACCCGACTACTGGCTGGACTTTAACCCCTGGGAGTTCCCCCGTCACGATATAACGGTCAAC ATCCAATTCTACGGCAAGGTTCGCAAGCAGACTAGAGAAGACGGTAAGACTGTCAGTGTCTGGGAAGGTGGTGACATCGTTGATGCCGTCGCCTACGATGTCCCCATTCCTGGCTACGCGACCCCCACCACGAACAACCTGAGACTCTGGTCTAGCAAGGCATCTGGAGGCGAGTTTGACTTCCCAAAGTTCAACAATGGTGACTATGAAGGCGCAGTCGCAGACCAGCAGCGAGCCGAGTCCATCAGCGCGGTGCTGTACCCCAATGACAACTTGGACCAGGGTAAAGAACTGCGACTGAAGCAACAGTACTTCTGGGTGGCAGCCTCTCTCTATGATATTGTGCGCCGCTTCAAGAAGTCCAAGCGCCCCTGGAAGGAATTCCCCGACCAAGTCGCTATCCAGCTCAACGACACTCATCCCACTCTTGCCATTGTCGAGCTACAGCGCATTCTAGTTGATATTGAGGGCTTGCAATGGGATGAATCATGGAACATTGTTACTGCTACA tttgGCTACACCAACCATACTGTGCTCCCCGAAGCTCTTGAGAAGTGGCCCGTGGGATTGTTCCAGCATCTCCTGCCCAGACATCTCCAGATTATCTATGATATTAATCTGTTCTTCCTGCAAAAGGTCGAAAAGGCCTTCCCCAACGACAGAGACCTGCTTGGCCGCGTCTCCATCATTGAGGAGAGTcagccaaagatggtgagaatggccttcttggccattgttgGTTCCCACAAAGTCAACGGTGTGGCTGAACTGCACTCGGACTTGATCAAGTCGACCATTTTCAAGGACTTTGTTGAGATCTACGGCCCAGACAAGTTCACCAACGTCACCAACGGTATCACCCCCAGACGTTGGCTGCACCAGGCCAACCCCCGTCTGTCTGAGCTGATTGCCTCCAAGTGCGGCGGTGATGCCTTCCTCAAGGATTTGACCGTTCTCAACAAGCTTGAAGCTTttgccaaagacaaagccTTCCGCAAGGAGTGGGCTGAGATCAAGTACGCCAACAAGGTCCGCTTGGCCAAGTATATTCAGACCACGCTTGGTGTATCAGTCAACCCCGCGGCTTTGTTCGACGTGCAAGTCAAGCGAATTCACGAATACAAGCGTCAGCAGCTCAACATTTTTGGAGTCATCCACCGATATCTGACCCTCAAGGCGATGAGCCctgaggagaggaagaagcagctcccTCGTGTCACCATCTTTGGTGGCAAGGCTGCTCCCGGCTACTGGATGGCTAAGCAGATTATTCACTTGGTCAACGCCGTCGGCGAGGTTGTCAACAAGGATTCAGACATTGGTGATCTCCTCAAGGTTGTTTTCCTTGAAGATTACAATGTTAGCAAGGCCGAGATGATCATCCCTGCCTCCGATATTAGCGAGCACATTTCCACTGCAGGCACAGA GGCGTCTGGCACCAGTAACATGAAGTTTGTCCTCAACGGAGGTCTCATCATCGGAACATGCGATGGCGCCAAT ATTGAAATCACCCGTGAAATCAGCGACAGCAACATCTTCCTGTTTGGAAACCTTGCAGAGGACGTGGAAGACCTGCGCCATAACCACAACTTTGGTTCCCACACCATCGACCCCGACTTGGAGAAGGTCTTTGTCGAGATTGAGAAGGGCACCTTTGGCATGCCCAATGACTTTAGCGCCCTGATTGCCGCCGTCAGAGACCACGGTGACTACTACCTGGTCTCAGATGACTTCCACAGCTACATTGAGACACACGCTCTCGTTGACGAGGCCTACAAGAACCAGGATGAGTGGGTGACCAAGTGCATCATGTCCGTGGCCCGGATGGGCTTCTTCACTAGCGACCGCTGCATTAACGAGTACGCTGAGGAGATTTGGAACATTGAGCCGCTGGACGTCTCtgagtaa